The genomic stretch CCGAGCGCCGGTCTGGAGCACCGAGAATGTGCGCAGCTTGCTGGCGGCGTACCTGGATCAACCCGCCGACAGTGCGCTGGTGGATGCCTGGCTGCAGCGCTTGTCCGCTCGACGCAGTCATAAGGGGACGCGTTGATGCGTTTGTCTGAACTGAAAAACGCCGGACGCACCCCACAACTGCCGTTGAGCCTGGAGTTGGCCGATGCCGCGGGCCCGGCGCAGTTGCAACTGCTCAGTCTGCTGCGGGTGCTGCCCGGCCAGCGCTATGTCGGGGCCGGGGTCTGGCGCGGGCGTCCGGTGTTGGCCAAGTTGCTGGTGGGCCGCAAGGCGGCGCGGCATTTCCAGCGTGAGCTGGACGGTGTGCGCCTGCTCGCGGCCCAAGGCCTGACCACCCCGTTGTTGCTGGCTGACGGCCTGAAAGAAGGCGAGGGCGGCTGGTTGCTGTTCGAACTGCTCGAGGGCGCGCACAGCCTGGGCGACGCCTGGCAACAGGTCGAAGCCCTGCCAGTGCTGGCGGATGAGCAAAGCGAAGTGCTGGCCGAGGCGCTGGCCGCCATTGGCCAGATGCACAGCAAGGGCCTGTGGCAATCGGACCTGCACCTGGACAATCTGCTGCGCCACGGTGGTCGGCTGTATTTGATCGACGGTGCCGGGATTCATGCCGAAACCGCGGGGCAGCCGTTGTCGCGGCAAAAGGTCCTGGAAAACCTCGGGGTGTTTTTTGCCCAGTTGCCCAAGACGCTGGAGCCGTTCACCGAAGAGTTGCTGGTGCATTACCTGCTGAGCAATGGCGAGCACGCGTTGCCGCTCGAAGCCTTGCAGAAGCAGGTACGCAAGATTCGTAGCTGGCGACTCAAGGATTACCTGATCAAGGTTGGCCGCGAGTGCTCGCTGTTCGCCGTGCAGCGCGGGGCCTTTGGGTTGCGTGCGATTCGCCGCGACGAAGAGGCCGCCATGTTGCCGGTGCTGGAGCAGGCCGATGCCTTGCTCGACCAGGGGCATCTGTACAAGACCGGCGGCGCGGCGAGTGTGGGCAAGGTTGAGGTGGGTGGTCGTACGCTGGTGGTCAAGCGCTACAACATCAAGGGGTTTGCCCACTGGCTCAAGCGTTTCTGGCGTCCGAGCCGCGCCTGGCATTCCTGGCGCGAGGGCAATCGCCTGGCGTTCCTCGGCATCGCCACGCCCAAGCCGCTGGCGTTGCTGGAAAAACGGTTTTTCTGGCTGCGCAGCCGGGCCTACCTGATCACCGAGTATCTGCCGGGGCCGGACATCATTGAGCGTTTTGCGCCCTATGTGGAAAGTGGCGAGGCGCCTGAGGCTGAGTTGGTGGCGCTGGATCAACTGTTTGCCGAGTTGATCGCCGAGCGCATCAGTCATGGTGATTTCAAGGGGCATAACCTGTTCTGGGACCGGGATCGCTGGTCGTTGATTGACCTGGATTCGATGTGTCAGCACGCTTCACTCAGTAGTTTTGCGCCGGCTTATGCGCGGGATCGGGCGCGGTTCATGCGTAATTGGGGTGAGGGGTCGGCGTTGTATCGGGTGATTGATCAGCGGTTGCCCAAGCAGGTGGCTTGACTCTTTTTTTTGGAGGGGTATACCCCAACCCCCCGTAGCAGCTGTCGAGCCCGCGAGGCTGTGTTCGAGGACGCAGTCCTCGCCGCCCGTCATCTTTACGCTATAATCTCGCCCTTTAGCTGTTTCTCGCCTTGGTGCGGGGACACATTATTTCCAGGCGCACGTCGCCTGCATGCAGACTAAAGAGGCTAGACCCCTGTGGCATTGACGATTCTTGGCCTGTCCGGCGCCCTTAGCCATGATCCTTCCGCAGCGCTGTACATCGACGGCAAGCTGGTCGCGGCTGCTGAAGAAGAGCGCTTCGTACGCGATAAACATGCAAAGAACCGCATGCCTTACGAATCGGCGAAGTTCTGCTTGGAACAGGCCGGTATCAAACCTTCAGACGTTGACGTAGTCGCGATCCCGTTCGCCCCGATCAGCCTGTTCGGCAAGGCCCGCTGGCAGTACGCCAAGCGTTACTGGTACGCCCCGGATCGCGCACTTGACGCGATCCTGATGGGCAACCGTCGCTACAAGCGCTATCGCAACAAGATCGTCTGGTGCCTGGAGCAACTGGGCTTCGATCCGAAGAAAATCAAGATCGAGCCGGTCGAGCACCACTTGGCCCACGCCTCCAGCGCTTATCACTGCTCCGGTTTCAAAGAGAAAACCGCGATCCTGGGTATCGACGGCAAGGGCGAGTACGCCACGACCTTCTTCGGTTACGGCGAAAACGGCAAGATTCACAAGATCAAGGAATTCTTCGATCCGGACTCCCTCGGCGGCCTGTATGGCGCGATCACCGAGTTTCTCGGCTTCGACATGCTCGACGGTGAGTTCAAGGTCATGGGCATGGCGCCGTACGGTGACGCCAGCAAATACGATTTCTCGCGCCTGGCTTCGTTCGAAAACGGCGAGTTGGTGATCAACACCGACTACGCCAACGTCATCGGCCTGCGTCGTTATAAAGAGAAGGGCAAGGGTTACTACTTCTCGCCGAAGCTGATCGAGTGGCTGGGTCCCAAGCGCGAAGGTGACATCGCCGACGAGCCTTACATCCACTACGCCGCCAGCATTCAAGCGCTGTTCGAAAAAATTTCGCTGCAGATGATCGATCACTACCTGGGCGACGTGCTCAAGGAAACCGGCAAGCTGGCCTATGCCGGTGGCTGTGCGTTGAACGTCAAGCTGAACCAGAAAATCATTGCTCGCGACGACGTCAAAGAGCTGTTTGTGCAGCCTGCATCCGGCGATGCCGGTACCGCAGTTGGCGCTGCTGCCTACGTGTCCCACGCCCGTGGCGTACCGGTCGAGAAGATGGAACACGTCTACCTCGGCCCCTCGTACAGCAACGAAGACGTGATCGCCGCGTGTGCCCGTCACCCGAGCAAGCCTGCTTGGCGCAAGCTTGAGAACATGCCGGAAAACATCGCCAAGATCATGGTCGATGGCAACCCGGTAGCCTGGTTCCAGGGGCGCATGGAGTTCGGTCCGCGTGCCCTTGGTGGTCGTTCGATCATCGGTTGCCCGAGCGCCGTTGGCGTGGCTGACCGGATCAACCACCAGATCAAGTTCCGCGAGCGCTGGAGGCCTTTCTGCCCGTCGATGCTCGACACCGTGGCGCCGCAGATGATCAAGATCGATCACCCGGCCCCCTTCATGACCTTCACCTTCGAAGTGGCTGAAGAGTGGAAGACCCGCGTGCCGGAAGTCGTCCATGAAGACGGCACCTCCCGAGCCCAGGTGCTCAAGCGTGAGTACAACCCACGCTACTACGACATGATGAAAGCCCTGGAAGTGCTGACCGGCAACGGTGTGTCGCTCAATACCTCGCTCAACCGTCGTGGCGAACCGATGATCTGCTCGCCGACCGACGCGCTGAACATGTTCTTCGGTTCCGATCTACAGTATTTGATCATGGAAGACATTCTCGTGGTCAAAGACGGCGCGGACGCTTATGACACGCTCGGCTGAGCGCCATGTCCTGCAGTTCTGTCACGGCTATGACGGGCCGTTCCTGGACTGCGCCCGGCAGTACGCCAGCCTGTTTGCGGGCTCCGGTTATCGTGTGACCACGGTGTTCCTCACCGGGGTGGCCGATGCCGAAGTCGCAGCCGGCTGCGCGTCTGACGAAGTGCTGTTCATGGAATACAGCTCCAAGGCCATTCGTGGCCTGAAGCTGGGCGCGATTGCCGATCTGCGCAAGATCGCCCAGTCGCGCCAGTTCAGTTTCTGTATCGCCCACCGGTTCAAGCCGATCTACATCGCCTTGCTCGCCACGGCGCTGCCGGTGATTGGCGTGCACCACGCCTTTGGTGACTACCAGCGGCGTACGCGCAAGCTGTTTGCGCAGATTTTCCGCAAGCGTCTGAGCCTGCTCGGGGTCTCTGACGCGGTGCGCGACGACATGCGCCGCTGCCTGCCGAAATGGCCGGCAGCACGCATTCAAACGCTCTACAACCGTATCGATGTCGACGCCTTGCAGGCCAGCCAGCTGTCCTTCGCCCAGGCGCGGGAAGAGTTGGGCCTGTCGCCGGATGCCTGGGTGGTCGGCAACGTTGGCCGCCTGCACCCGGACAAGGACCAGGCCACGCTGCTCCACGGCTTTGCCCAGGCTTTGCCAGGCTTGCCGGTCGATAGCCAACTGGCGATTCTCGGCACCGGCCGCCTGGAGCAGGACCTCAAGGAACTGGCCCGCGAACTGGGGATCGGCGATCGCGTGTTGTTCCTCGGCCAAGTGCCTGAAGCGCGTCGCTACTTCCGCGCTTTTGATGTGTTTGCCTTGAGCTCCGACCATGAACCTTTTGGCATGGTGCTACTCGAAGCCATGGCGGCCGGCGTGCCGTTGTTGGCCACGGCGTGTGGCGGGGCCAAGGAAGTGGTCGAAGGCGTCGGTATCCTGTTTCCTCTGGGCGACGCCGAGCACCTGGCGCAAGGGCTGCAACACCTGGCCCGGATGGACCAGCGGGAGCGCCAGTTGTGCGCCGAGCTGATGCTTGAGCGCCTGCGCCAGCAATTTTCCGATCGCGCGGTACGCGAGGCGTTCTGGCGTCTGCCGCCTGTCATTGATCTGACGACGAGGGCTTGATGCTCAACCGATTCCAAGGCTGGCGCGAACGCGGCTGGTCCGTTGTCGACGCGTCGACCTATTGCGACGCCTGGCAACGTTGGGGGGGCAGCGTCGCGACTCACCCGCTGGTGGTCGAGCGCCTGGCTGACCTGGCCGGTATTCCCGTACGTTACCTGGCCTGGGAGCAGGGCGGCGAGCTGCAGGCGGCGATCCCGACCTGGGGCCGCGACCTGGCCTTGTCCAAGGATGTGCTCAAGCGTCATGGCAAGAAAGGTCTGTTTGACCTCGGCAATGCCGAGTTGATTCTGCCGGCCGCCCCCGATGCCCAGGCCGTGCTGCGCCATCGTGCCCGCTACTTGTCGGCGCTCAATGAAGGTCGTTTCACCGGCCTCAGGCTGCAAGCCGAGCAATTGGCGATGGCACGCACACCCGAAGAACTGTCGAAGAAATTTCGCTACAACCAGCGCCGTGAACTGCGCTTGCTGGAAGAAGCGGGCGGCGTGGTGCGGCCGGTCAGCGAGTTTTCCAGCAGCGAACTGGCCGCTATCTACTGCGATCTGTTCCAGCGCCGCTGGGGTTTCCCAGCCACGGGTGCGGCGCGCATGAGCGAGGTGCTGGAGTTGCTGCGCGAGTTGTTGATCGGTTCGGTGATCTTCCTCAACGATGCGCCGATTGCGATCCAGCTGGTGTACCGGGTGCAAGCGCCGCAGTGGATCAGCGTCGAGTACATCAATGGCGGGGTCGACCCCGAGACCCGTGAGTTCAGCCCCGGTAGCGTGCTGAGCTTTCTCAACACACAAAGTGCCTGGGAGCAGGCGCGGGCAGTCGACAAGCCGTTGCGCTTTTCGTTTGGTCGCGCAGATCGTGAATACAAGGACCGTTGGTGCAACCCCGTGCCCGTCTTCACTGTATGAGCCAGCCCATGAGTCGCAAGCAGCAACTGCTCAAGCGTCATCGACGCAACAAACGCATCGGCCTGTTGATCACTCTGGTGCTGTTGGTCGGCATCGGCGTGCTGCTGGCCTGGTGGGTGCCGCTGGTGCTGGCGGTGCTGGCCTGGGTCGCCCACGAGGCCTGGTTCGCCGACCATTTGTTCTATTCGCCCAAGGACGATTACGTCTACAGCTTCCCGCCGTACACCCCGCAGCCCAAGGTTCGCCTGGACGGGGACCGGCTGTTGCTGGATGAGGGCGTGATCCTGGCGGACGACACCACGCTGGTCCTGGCCGTGCAGGTCAAGAGCACCTGGCTGGGGCGCTTTTTCGACCCGGTGGTCGAGCTGGCTGGCGGTGATCAGCCGGATCGGCAAGTCTTCGAACGCGGGGTCAGTGGCCTGCGTTACCTCAACCTCAGTGGCCAGGCGCAGGTTCTGTCTGCCGGTCAGTTGCGCTTGCGTGGGCATTTCTGCCGGCTGGCCGGGGAGCCGCTGCTGTGGTCGATCGAACAACCGGACTACCGCCAGCAGCGGGTCATGGTGATTGCGCCCCATGCCGATGATGCCGAACTCGCCGCATTCGGCCTGTACAGCCAGGCTGCCGAGACCTGGATCGTTACCCTGACGGCCGGTGAAATCGAAGCCGAACATTATCAGGCGATGGGCCTGGACAAGGTCCAGGCATCGCGGCTCAAGGGCCGTCTGCGCGCCTGGGACAGTATTACGGTGCCCCGTTGGGCCGGTGTGCCCGAGGCGCACTGCGTGCAGTTGGGGTATTTCTGCCTGCAGTTGCCTGCCATGCAGGCGGCACCGCAACAGCCGGTGGCCTCCCGCGAGGCCGAACTGGGCGATATCCGCGCCTTCCGCCGGTTCAACCCGTTTACCTTGCCGGGCGACCTCGACGGCCGCCCGACCTGGAACAATCTGCTGGCCGATCTGCGCGAAGTCCTGCTCAAGGCGCGCCCTGAGGTGATCGTGCTGCCCCACAGCTCGCTCGATCCCCACCCTGACCACATCTGTGCCCAGCAAGCGGTGCTGGAGGCGTTGCAGGGGCTTGAGTGGCAGCCCTCGGTACTGCTCGGCTACGCTAATCACCTGCACGACAACGATCGCTGGCCCATGGGCGACTCCGGTGCCGGGATTGCCTTGCCGCCGGTGTTCGACGGGTCGCAGGTGCTGCAGCCGTATTGCCTGAGCCTGTCGCTCGAACAGCAGCGGGACAAGGCCATGGCGCTGGGCATGATGCATGACCTGCAGCCCCGCGCACCGTTCAAGCGGCGCTTGCGCCGTGGCTTGCAGCGCTGGCTGGCAGGGCGTCGGGGTTCGCCCTATGGCGAAAACGAGTTTTTCCGCAAGGCAGTGCGTCGCCACGAGCTGTTCTGGCGTTTGTAATTATGTATTGCGGGACATCTTTCTACTGAGATCGTGGGTTAATCTCTGCACTTTTTTTGGGCTGGCGGGCACTGCAAGGAAAACGATGAAGGTTCTATTTCTGGTGCAGAAAGAACAGCGGGCGATTCTCGACCGCTTGTATGAAGGCGTGGCCGATCATTGCGAATGCGACCTGCGGTGGCTCAGCAGTGACGAGCAGCGCAACCTGCGCCGCTACTTCCGTCGTGAAGTGGATGTGACGCGTTATGAGCGCATCGTGTTTTTCCTGCGGTTCAAGCAGGAAATCCGCCAGGCGAGTTTTATCCGCACCATCCCCAACCTGGTGATCCTCGAGCACGACGCCTACCAGAACTACATTCCTTGCAAATACACCGGCAAGTTCAGTGCGCACTACCGCCGCCTGCCGTGGGCACGGGTCATCAGTTCCGGCTTCGTGGTCGCCGAGCGCTTGCGCCAGGAGGGCTTCGACGCGGTGTTCGTGCCCAAGGGCTATGACCAGAGCCTGTTGCAGGATCAGGGCCGGGAGCGCGATATCGAGCTGGCCTTCGTCGGCAGTACCAACAGCGTTGCCTACAGTGGGCGCAAGGCATTGCTCGACGAGTTGGCCAGTGTCGAACCGCTGGTGGTGACTCGCACCAAGTCCGGTGACGAGTATCGCGATACGCTCAACCGGATCCGCTTTTTCGTCAGTGCCGATGTCGGCATGGGCGAGTTCATGATCAAGAATTTCGAAGCCATGGCCTGCGGCTGCGTGCTCCTGGCCTTCGACCAGGGCGAGGCCGAGAGCCGTGCGCTGGGCCTGCAGGACATGCACAACATCGTGTTCTATCGTGACATTGCACAGTTGCAGGAAAAGCTTGCGCTGCTGCGTGCCGATACTGGGCTGGCAGCCAGCATTGCCCGCAATGGCCGGGACCTGGCCGTCAGCCAGTTCAGTTTTGCGCGGGTCGGCCAGCGGATCGTCGAAGAGCTCCAGCCCCCGCTAAGACCGCGCGCGGCCTTGAGCCTGGTCGAACGAATTCGCCTGAAGTTGGGTATTTGACCGGGTATTCCAAGCGTTTGAGAGCATTTGAAACTATAACTGGCAATGACCAGGCACTGTTGGGGTCCAACAGTGCCTCAAGCCGATGTGGAAAAGGGTGCCCCGCTCGATGAGTATCCTCAATGTCATGTGGTCCGGTGGCTCAGCCTTTGCCTCCATCCACAAGGTTCATCGGCAGATTCTGAGCCAGGTGGATCCGACCATCACGGTCAATACCTGGCTGCTGTGCGGCGATAAGCAAGGCTGTGCCGC from Pseudomonas sp. S04 encodes the following:
- a CDS encoding carbamoyltransferase family protein — encoded protein: MALTILGLSGALSHDPSAALYIDGKLVAAAEEERFVRDKHAKNRMPYESAKFCLEQAGIKPSDVDVVAIPFAPISLFGKARWQYAKRYWYAPDRALDAILMGNRRYKRYRNKIVWCLEQLGFDPKKIKIEPVEHHLAHASSAYHCSGFKEKTAILGIDGKGEYATTFFGYGENGKIHKIKEFFDPDSLGGLYGAITEFLGFDMLDGEFKVMGMAPYGDASKYDFSRLASFENGELVINTDYANVIGLRRYKEKGKGYYFSPKLIEWLGPKREGDIADEPYIHYAASIQALFEKISLQMIDHYLGDVLKETGKLAYAGGCALNVKLNQKIIARDDVKELFVQPASGDAGTAVGAAAYVSHARGVPVEKMEHVYLGPSYSNEDVIAACARHPSKPAWRKLENMPENIAKIMVDGNPVAWFQGRMEFGPRALGGRSIIGCPSAVGVADRINHQIKFRERWRPFCPSMLDTVAPQMIKIDHPAPFMTFTFEVAEEWKTRVPEVVHEDGTSRAQVLKREYNPRYYDMMKALEVLTGNGVSLNTSLNRRGEPMICSPTDALNMFFGSDLQYLIMEDILVVKDGADAYDTLG
- a CDS encoding antimicrobial resistance protein Mig-14, with amino-acid sequence MLNRFQGWRERGWSVVDASTYCDAWQRWGGSVATHPLVVERLADLAGIPVRYLAWEQGGELQAAIPTWGRDLALSKDVLKRHGKKGLFDLGNAELILPAAPDAQAVLRHRARYLSALNEGRFTGLRLQAEQLAMARTPEELSKKFRYNQRRELRLLEEAGGVVRPVSEFSSSELAAIYCDLFQRRWGFPATGAARMSEVLELLRELLIGSVIFLNDAPIAIQLVYRVQAPQWISVEYINGGVDPETREFSPGSVLSFLNTQSAWEQARAVDKPLRFSFGRADREYKDRWCNPVPVFTV
- a CDS encoding PIG-L deacetylase family protein, with amino-acid sequence MSRKQQLLKRHRRNKRIGLLITLVLLVGIGVLLAWWVPLVLAVLAWVAHEAWFADHLFYSPKDDYVYSFPPYTPQPKVRLDGDRLLLDEGVILADDTTLVLAVQVKSTWLGRFFDPVVELAGGDQPDRQVFERGVSGLRYLNLSGQAQVLSAGQLRLRGHFCRLAGEPLLWSIEQPDYRQQRVMVIAPHADDAELAAFGLYSQAAETWIVTLTAGEIEAEHYQAMGLDKVQASRLKGRLRAWDSITVPRWAGVPEAHCVQLGYFCLQLPAMQAAPQQPVASREAELGDIRAFRRFNPFTLPGDLDGRPTWNNLLADLREVLLKARPEVIVLPHSSLDPHPDHICAQQAVLEALQGLEWQPSVLLGYANHLHDNDRWPMGDSGAGIALPPVFDGSQVLQPYCLSLSLEQQRDKAMALGMMHDLQPRAPFKRRLRRGLQRWLAGRRGSPYGENEFFRKAVRRHELFWRL
- a CDS encoding glycosyltransferase family protein, with translation MKVLFLVQKEQRAILDRLYEGVADHCECDLRWLSSDEQRNLRRYFRREVDVTRYERIVFFLRFKQEIRQASFIRTIPNLVILEHDAYQNYIPCKYTGKFSAHYRRLPWARVISSGFVVAERLRQEGFDAVFVPKGYDQSLLQDQGRERDIELAFVGSTNSVAYSGRKALLDELASVEPLVVTRTKSGDEYRDTLNRIRFFVSADVGMGEFMIKNFEAMACGCVLLAFDQGEAESRALGLQDMHNIVFYRDIAQLQEKLALLRADTGLAASIARNGRDLAVSQFSFARVGQRIVEELQPPLRPRAALSLVERIRLKLGI
- a CDS encoding glycosyltransferase, coding for MTRSAERHVLQFCHGYDGPFLDCARQYASLFAGSGYRVTTVFLTGVADAEVAAGCASDEVLFMEYSSKAIRGLKLGAIADLRKIAQSRQFSFCIAHRFKPIYIALLATALPVIGVHHAFGDYQRRTRKLFAQIFRKRLSLLGVSDAVRDDMRRCLPKWPAARIQTLYNRIDVDALQASQLSFAQAREELGLSPDAWVVGNVGRLHPDKDQATLLHGFAQALPGLPVDSQLAILGTGRLEQDLKELARELGIGDRVLFLGQVPEARRYFRAFDVFALSSDHEPFGMVLLEAMAAGVPLLATACGGAKEVVEGVGILFPLGDAEHLAQGLQHLARMDQRERQLCAELMLERLRQQFSDRAVREAFWRLPPVIDLTTRA
- a CDS encoding lipopolysaccharide kinase InaA family protein, whose product is MRLSELKNAGRTPQLPLSLELADAAGPAQLQLLSLLRVLPGQRYVGAGVWRGRPVLAKLLVGRKAARHFQRELDGVRLLAAQGLTTPLLLADGLKEGEGGWLLFELLEGAHSLGDAWQQVEALPVLADEQSEVLAEALAAIGQMHSKGLWQSDLHLDNLLRHGGRLYLIDGAGIHAETAGQPLSRQKVLENLGVFFAQLPKTLEPFTEELLVHYLLSNGEHALPLEALQKQVRKIRSWRLKDYLIKVGRECSLFAVQRGAFGLRAIRRDEEAAMLPVLEQADALLDQGHLYKTGGAASVGKVEVGGRTLVVKRYNIKGFAHWLKRFWRPSRAWHSWREGNRLAFLGIATPKPLALLEKRFFWLRSRAYLITEYLPGPDIIERFAPYVESGEAPEAELVALDQLFAELIAERISHGDFKGHNLFWDRDRWSLIDLDSMCQHASLSSFAPAYARDRARFMRNWGEGSALYRVIDQRLPKQVA